DNA sequence from the Paenibacillus azoreducens genome:
CTGGCGGATACGCTTGTGCGCACCGACGGCCTGTCATTCCGCAATTCCCACCATATCGTGAGCAATGTGGTAAAGCGTTCCGTTGCCGCGGGGCTCGCGGCAAACGAAATTACGCTGGAGCTTGTCAATGAGATCGCGCTTCAAGTCATTGGCCGGAAGCTGTCGCTGACTGCGGAGCAGCTGCGGTTGGCGCTGGACCCGGTTCATTTTGTGGATATCCGGACATTGCCGGGCGGACCTGCTCCAGCAGAAATTCGAGGCACGATCGCCAAACGGAAAACAAGCCAGCAGAGCCAGGAGCAGTGGCTGGACGCGGCACGTGCCCAGGTGGAAGGAGCGCTTGCGGAGCTTGACCGCACGCTGGCCGGTTGGGGCGGCAGCTTATGATGACAGCAACGGTCCCTCTGTTGGCAGTAGACGGCGGGGGAACGAAGTGTCTGGCCGTGTTCGCGGATACGGAGGGCCGAATGCTGGCGAGCGGGAGAGCGGGATCATGCAACTATCAGGGAGCAGGCCGGGAACCTGCGGCACTTGAGTTGACGCGGGCGATTCAGGAGGCCAAGCGGCAGTTGGCCGTATCAGCTGCCGTAGGGAACAAGCCGCCAGAATCCGATGTGGAATCTGCTTCCCTTGCACAGAAGGAGACGGCCAACATTACGGAAGACGGGCCGCTTCACGTGACCTGCGCAGTATTTGGCGTAGCCGGCCTCGATACCGAGCATGACCGCCAAGTGATCGAAGGTATGGTACGGGAAGCACTTGCCCGCACCGAAGTGACGGCGGACCGCATCTTTGTCGAGAATGACGGCGTGGCCGCCTTGCTTGGAGCAACGGGCGGAGCGCCCGGCATCCTCATTATCGCTGGCACCGGTTCGATCATGTTCGGGATCAATGATCAAGGCAAAAGCGCACGGTCAGGCGGCTGGGGCCACCGTATCGGCGACGAAGGCAGCGGTTATTGGATCGGCAAACAGGCCATCAATGCCGTTCTGCGCGGATTTGATGGACGGGGCAGCCACACGGCACTGACCGGTAAGCTGCTGCGGCATCTGGGACTGCGGACAGAAGAGGAATTGTTCAACTGGGTTTATTCCGCCGAGTACAGCGTAAACAAAACAGCCGAACTCGCGAGGTACGTCAGCGAAGCGGAACAGGAGGGGGACGAGATTGCATGTTTGATTCTGGAGACGGCCGCCGATGAGCTGTTTCTGGGTGCGAGGTCGGTGATGAGCAAGCTCGGCATGGCTACCGCGTCATTCACGGTTATTCTGCAGGGCGGCGTGCTGCAAAATAATCCGCTTGTAAGAAACCGATTGGCTGCCGCCTTCCGGTCCGTCTCCCCGCTGGCGCTAATCGACGAGGCGAAAAAAGAGCCGATTTACGGCGTCATCGCGCAGGGATTGCAGCTTTTGCGGCATGGGAATTAAAGGGAGAGGTCCGAACCTCGAGAGGACATTTCACCCGGCGCTTTCATCCATGCAAATCATTGGTTCAAGTTATATAGTTAGGTGACGAAATGGGGGACTTGTTATACAAGTCCCTATTCTGACGGTTGCAGAATGTATATAAGAAAAACATCCGCTAAATGCGGTCTATCTTCTTATAGAGTACGTCGATAGACGCTTTTCTTACATAGGATAGGTTTTTGCAATCATTACGACAGGAATCTATGGTACTGACATGAAATAAATATAAGAGACAGGGGAAGGGGGGCAGATGGATGAAGATGAAAAAGGCAGATATCGATGAATTAACCCGTTCCGGGGTCGTTTTTTTCAACTCCAAGCTGGAGATGCTGGAAGACCTGTCGTGCAAAATGTATAGAATGAACAAGCTGACCAGCTTGTGGGCGCATTTTCATGATTATTTTCAAATCTGGTACGTAGCCAAAGGCGAGTTCCTGCACATGATTGGCGAGCAGCAGTACCACATTACGAAGGGAAACATGTTTGTCGTTCCTCCTTTTACGGTACATCGCATTCAGGCCCCACCCGAGCAGGAGGTTGAAATTTGGGGATGCGAATTTCTGCCGGGATTCGTTAACGAACGTTTTGACGATCCGGCGGGGGAGCATCCCTTTTTTGACGTCAGCTATTTAACCTATTTTGTGCATGCAGAAAACGCAAATTCGCATCAAATGACCTTCGACGGGGTTACGGATAGCCGGATTCGCGGTTTGATTCAGGATATGTTTGGAGAATATGAAAGGCGCACGCCGTTTTTTCAAATCGTCCTGAAAGCTAATCTGCTGCTGTTATTATCGATCATCGTTCGCCAGGTGAACGGGGAGCTTGTCCAAGCTGGTTTTGAGAAGTCGGAAAAGTATCGTGATACGATGACGAAGGTAGTTGAATATATCCATAAAAACGCGCATGAAGATATTAAGCTGGAGGATGTATGCGCCGTTTCGAATCTGTCGAAATCGACGTTTTGCAGCTTGTTCAAAGAATGGACAGGCAAGACCTTTAACCGCTATCTCATTGACCACCGTATCTCTAATGCGCTTAGGCTGCTCCAGCATCCGTCCTTAACGGTCACCGATGTGTGTTTTGCGGCGGGATTTAACGAGTTGTCCTATTTTTGCAGAATTTTTAAAAATTACACAGGCATATCGCCCAATCAGTTCCGCAAACAGGCGACAAAGAAGCAGCTTCAAAATTAATACGATAATCCTATTTTCACATACGATATTGAAATCAAATCAACC
Encoded proteins:
- a CDS encoding N-acetylglucosamine kinase translates to MMTATVPLLAVDGGGTKCLAVFADTEGRMLASGRAGSCNYQGAGREPAALELTRAIQEAKRQLAVSAAVGNKPPESDVESASLAQKETANITEDGPLHVTCAVFGVAGLDTEHDRQVIEGMVREALARTEVTADRIFVENDGVAALLGATGGAPGILIIAGTGSIMFGINDQGKSARSGGWGHRIGDEGSGYWIGKQAINAVLRGFDGRGSHTALTGKLLRHLGLRTEEELFNWVYSAEYSVNKTAELARYVSEAEQEGDEIACLILETAADELFLGARSVMSKLGMATASFTVILQGGVLQNNPLVRNRLAAAFRSVSPLALIDEAKKEPIYGVIAQGLQLLRHGN
- a CDS encoding AraC family transcriptional regulator, which codes for MKMKKADIDELTRSGVVFFNSKLEMLEDLSCKMYRMNKLTSLWAHFHDYFQIWYVAKGEFLHMIGEQQYHITKGNMFVVPPFTVHRIQAPPEQEVEIWGCEFLPGFVNERFDDPAGEHPFFDVSYLTYFVHAENANSHQMTFDGVTDSRIRGLIQDMFGEYERRTPFFQIVLKANLLLLLSIIVRQVNGELVQAGFEKSEKYRDTMTKVVEYIHKNAHEDIKLEDVCAVSNLSKSTFCSLFKEWTGKTFNRYLIDHRISNALRLLQHPSLTVTDVCFAAGFNELSYFCRIFKNYTGISPNQFRKQATKKQLQN